From Haliotis asinina isolate JCU_RB_2024 chromosome 8, JCU_Hal_asi_v2, whole genome shotgun sequence, a single genomic window includes:
- the LOC137294932 gene encoding proton-coupled folate transporter-like, whose protein sequence is MIAPDDSTIHKASFTTSGDDVRQGDANYGSIGRNVPTTGRLHYVPLEVLALFYFTNGHFLIFHLQFYLRERAKLEYDDNHLNHSLNNNSTGREDAIQLKATTDLIIMLLSLILPACLIALFMGGLSDVFGRKMLMYLSLTGSTIYSINIIIVVRFSLSVYFVCIGAVLYGLAGYLATMMTSLFSTVADITEAGDSRSWRMILLSFIMFLSNALGNSILGVWIDHVGYLQPLYLSIALCTASFLVVTLIPETHRTGKSKYLLKENLYDIKQGFNFYLAPSENRTLVGWCLLSFITSFSVEFTKNIILNMFLLTRPFFWSKTHITLYSAGRVLLSWFVILLATRCLRRVMSNISMTIIAVLSGTVSLLLIAVSTNDAMMYIAALAGVYTQATGPLMRGFMSNLATPDQQGAVFSVIDLSEVVATGVFMMVGGLLYEATLVIFPGFVFIVFAVVLLCVAAALFIAKRTHDRKTERRTE, encoded by the exons ATGATAGCACCTGATGATTCTACAATACACAAGGCCAGTTTCACAACGTCAGGTGACGATGTTAGACAAGGAGACGCGA ATTATGGCAGCATTGGCCGGAATGTCCCAACTACTGGACGTCTTCACTACGTGCCCCTGGAGGTTCTAGCTCTATTTTACTTCACCAACGGCCACTTTCTCATATTCCATCTACAGTTTTACCTCCGCGAGAGGGCAAAGTTGGAGTACGATGACAACCATCTGAATCACAGCCTCAACAACAACAGCACAGGCAGAGAGGACGCCATACAACTTAAAGCCACCACAGATTTAATAATCATGCTGTTATCCCTGATTCTACCTGCTTGTCTCATTGCTCTCTTCATGGGGGGACTGTCGGACGTGTTTGGGCGGAAGATGCTGATGTATCTGTCACTTACTGGGTCAACGATTTATTCTATCAATATCATTATTGTCGTTCGGTTTAGCTTAAGCGTCTACTTTGTGTGTATAGGTGCGGTTTTGTATGGATTGGCAGGTTACTTAGCAACAATGATGACGTCTCTGTTTAGCACTGTTGCTGATATAACAGAAGCAGGGGATAGCAGATCCTGGCGTATGATTCTCCTCTCCTTCATCATGTTCTTGTCCAATGCTCTCGGAAATTCTATTTTAGGAGTTTGGATTGACCACGTCGGATACCTTCAACCATTGTACCTCAGCATTGCTCTCTGCACGGCATCGTTTCTGGTAGTAACACTCATTCCAGAAACACACCGGACAGGGAAATCAAAATATCTACTGAAAGAAAATTTATATGACATTAAACAAGGATTTAACTTTTACTTAGCCCCGTCAGAAAATCGCACGCTGGTCGGTTGGTGTCTTTTGTCATTTATCACGTCATTTTCCGTGGAATTTACGAAAAATATTATCTTGAACATGTTCCTGCTAACCCGACCCTTCTTCTGGTCAAAGACCCACATCACCCTCTATTCAGCCGGGAGAGTTTTGCTGTCTTGGTTCGTCATCCTACTGGCCACCCGGTGTTTGAGGCGAGTCATGTCCAACATCAGTATGACTATCATTGCTGTCCTCTCTGGCACTGTTTCGCTCCTTCTCATCGCAGTCAGTACCAACGACGCCATGATGTATATAG CGGCTTTGGCTGGCGTATATACCCAGGCAACTGGGCCTTTAATGAGAGGATTTATGTCAAACCTCGCAACGCCTGATCAGCAAG GAGCCGTGTTTAGTGTGATTGACCTCAGCGAGGTTGTCGCCACTGGAGTGTTCATGATGGTTGGAGGGCTGCTCTACGAGGCAACTCTAGTGATATTTCCTGGCTTCGTCTTCATTGTATTCGCTGTCGTCCTACTTTGTGTTGCTGCAGCTCTGTT CATCGCCAAACGAACACATGATCGCAAGACGGAAAGGAGGACAGAATGA